ACGCGCCAGGAGACCCCCGCGTAATCGGGCGTCCCCTCCGTCTCGAGGGTCATGCCGAGGGCATCCGCCTTCTCGGAGATCTCCCGCGCGCTCATGGCGCCCGCGCCCCGGCGCAGGAGCATCGCCGTCATATTCGACACGCCCGCGAGACCCTCCGGCTCGATCCACTGCCCGCCGGCCGCCATCGCCGAAACCGCGACCACGGGAGCGGCGTGATCCTCCTTGAGGAGAAGCGTCACGCCGTTCGTCAGCACCTCCTTCCGCAGGGCCGTCGTCGGCGCCGGGGCGGTCTGCCCGGCCCAGCTCTCACGCCACGGCGCGAGCATCGCGCGCACGTCGTTCTCGGAGGGGCCGCTCGCGTCCTTGGGACGCACGACGGAATAGGACACCTGATCGGCGGAGAGGTACCGCCTCGCGACACGCTGGAGATCCTCGGCCGTCACGCTTTGAATGAGCGAAGGCCAGAGCGGCTCGAGAGATACGTCCGACATGAGAGCGTAAAGACAGAGCCGCTCCGCCCGTCGGAAAAACAGCTCCGAAGCGAACGCGTACTGGGTTTGGAGACTCGATTTCACCCGATCGAGCTCGGCCGGAGGCACCGTCCCCGTCGCGAGCCGCTTGAGCTCGTCGCGGACGATTCCGAAGACCTTGGCCTCGTTCCGGGGCGGAAGCTCGGCGGAGACGAGAAACATCCCCGGATCCCTGCGGACCTCGAAGTCGGCGTCGACCGAGGTGACGAGGTTCTCGCGTTCCTTGAGCGCCTTGTAGAGTCGCGACGAAGTCCCCTTGCCCAAGAGGGACGCGAGCACGGTGAGCGCCGGCGCGTCGGGATCGGAATAGGGGGGCACATGGAATCCAAGGTAGGTCCAGGTGCTGGGGGTCTTCATGGTTTCCACGCCCATGCGGAATTCTGTCTGGGGCATTTCGGTGAGACCCTGCTCGAAATCCTCCCGCCCGCGTTTATAGCCCGCGAACGCCTTGGCCACTTTCGAGCGGACGGAGGCGGCGTCGAAATCCCCGACCAGCGCGAGGATCATTTGGTTGGGAACGTAACGCTCTTCGTAGAACGTCCGGAAGGTCGCGAGCGAGGCGTGCTCGATGACGTCTTTCAAGCCGATCGTGTCCCGCTTATACGGATGGTCACGGAACATGAGCCGCTCGATTTGATAGTAGACCTTGTAATCGGGCCGATCCTCGCCCTGGTTGTACTCCTCCATTACAACCTGCCGCTCCCGGGCGACTTTCTCCTGCGTCAATTTCAAATTCATCCACGCATCGATCGAGCGGTCGAGCGCTTCGTCAAAATTCTCCTTGGGGGCGGTGAACCCGTAGCAGGTGTAGTCGTTCGTCGTGTAGCCGCCGCTTTCCTCGCCGATCCGCTGCATTTGCTTCCGGAACTCGAGCTCGCCCTGCTTCAGGGAACCGCCGCGGAAGATGAGGTGCTCGTAGTAGTGGCTCAGGCCAGAGAGGGCAGGGGTTTCGGTGCGGCTCCCCCCGTTCACGACCACGCACGCCGCTACCAGCGGCTTCGAGTGGTTCTCGACGAGAAGGACTCGGAGCCCGTTCGGGAGCGCTTCACGGCGGATGATCTCGGACGCGGCGGCGCGCCGCGGGGCGACGGCTGCCGGCGCCAAGGCCAGGCATAAAGCCGCGATGATGATGGGACGCGTGCGCATGAACCCCCCTCTTAATGATTCGGCCCCGCGTCGCGGGGCCGGATTCGCGAGACCGCCAAGGTCTTCTCGGGCTCACGTTACGTGGTCTTCTGGAGCGCTCCGATGATTTCCTTCGACTCGGGGAATCGGCCTACCGATTTCTTGGAGAAGATGACTTTTCCGTCCGCGGAAACTTCGAACACACCTCCACCGCCGGCGATCAGCTTCGATTCAACACCCAACTGTTTCTTCAGCTCGGCCGCCAAACTGGAGGCCCTGGGGAGATAGTTTCACTCGCTACAGTACACGATCTCGATTTTCATGGGGGCCCTCCTTGGTGGGCGCGGCCGGGCTCGTGCCAGCACCGGCGCGCCACGGGTATTCTCCGCCCGCCCCGACGTGCTGTCAAGCTGCTGGGGTCCGCTTCCCGGCGATCATCCGGTCGATGGACAGGTTCCCCGCGCCGCCGATCAGGAGCGCCAGCGAAACGAGGAGGAGCGTCAGGGGATACTCGTAGCCATGTCCCCGGCCGGCCTCGCCCATCCAGTTCAGGAAAAAGCCCCACTTCCAGTGCGTGGTCACGATCGCAACCAGCATGTTGATCGCGAGCCCGAGCGCGAAGAATCGCGTCAAGAATCCCAAGAGCATGGAGAACGCGCCGAGGAACTCGGTGAAGGCGGCGACGTATCCCAGGAATGAGGGCATTCCCATGCTGGCGACGTAGCCCGCGAATCCCTGCAGGCCGGGGCCGTGATACATGCCGAGCACTTTCTGCGCCCCATGCATCCAGAAGACGAGAAAGAGCGCCAATCGAAGCGGGAGTTGCCAGTTCGTCGCGGTCGTGGAGAAAATGGATTTCATCCTCAGTCCTCCATTTCCTTGTGGGAATTGTAGAAGTCTCCGCCCCCCATCGCACCCGAAGACCCCATAGAGGTATCACAATCAGAATGAAATCGGGAACGATTCGACCGAGGCAAGCCAGCGCACGCGCCACGGGCTTTGACCCGGCTCGGGGCGGCCGACCCAGAAAGGGATCGCGATCCGGAGCGGTCCCGCCACGAACGCGATCCCCGCGTCGGCAAGGGCGCGGCCCACGAGATCTCCCCCGGCCCCCTCGATCCGCCCCAGGTCGGCGAAGACCGTGACCGGGGTCCCGGGCAACCCGACGTCCGCGCCGGCGCCCCACGCGCGCTTCCCCAGCGCCGCCCGCCCGCGATAACCCCTGAGCCCGCCTCCTCCGGCGAGGAGATAGTGCCCGGAGGCCAGAAGGGGCCCGCGGTCGTTCAGGTAGAAGCGGTCGAGCGAATCGACGCGGCTTCCTTCGCCGGCGTCGAAGAGCAGCTCGCGCGGCGGGCGATGGAACGTCGAGCCGGCAAAAAACCTCCAGGAGACATGCGCGTTTCCACGCGGCAAGAGATCCAGCTCTTGACGCGCTTCGATGGAGGCGCGCTCGTAGGTAAACTCGGGATCATCGTTCGAGCGAAACGCAGAGGATCCGCCGCGGAGGTCGAGGCTCACGCGCTCGGCGCGGCGCGGACCCTGCGTATCGAGTGTGAAGGAAGCTTTGCCGTGAAGCCCTCTTCCGGGCGACCAGTAGCGTGGATCGACAGGTGCCAGGTCGTAACGGTCCCGGTAGTCGAGCGAAAGCTGCCAGGCACGAAACGGGTGGCGCCTCGAGGGGGCCGTGGCGAGGTTGCCCACGCGGATCCCGCTCCGGAGAAGGCCCTCATCGCGAGCCCCTTCGAACGCGAGCCGCCCACGGGCGCCGAAAGCGCCGAGCCGCCGCCCGACCCGGGCGCTCCACGCGAGGGCGCCGCGCCGCGTGCCGAATACGATACGCCCGCCCGCGTCCAGGATCCCCTCGGGGAAGTCGCTCGAAGGAAGATACCGCCCCGCCGTCCAGAGGCCGAGCCGCGCGCCCTCAGCATTGCCGTGCCAGATCATCGGCCCGTAGAGAAACGTCAGCGCCTCCGAGGAGCTGAAGTCGAAGAGCGGCTTGAACCGGAGCGGCGGCAGACCGTTCCGGTTGTCGAGGCCGATCTCCGCCGTCCCGGTCCCCTCGAGCCAGGGCCGAAACCACCCCCCGAGATCGCGCCCCGAGGCGCGTTCGGCGGCTTTCACCACATCGGCCGGTCGGGGATGCCCGAGAAGGTTCGAGCGGTAGTACTCGCCGATGAACTCGCCGAACGTAGAGTCGCCGAGGTGGCCGCGCAGGGCGTACAGCATCATCGCGGGCTTCGAGTAGGCGCCGACTGCGTAGCTCGCAAAGCCGTGATAAGCGTCCGCGGGTGTGGTCATGGGCTGCTCATCCCGCGCGTAGGCGCGGGAGAGGTAGCGATTCTCGTCCAGGAAAAAACCCCGGAGGGGGCTCGCCCAGGGGATGAGCTTCCGTCGCTGGAACAGCCCCCTGGGGTATTTCCAGTCGCCGTAGCGGTCCTCCATGTACTGTGTGAAGCCTTCATCGAGCCATGGGTGGGCGCGCTCATCGCTCCCCAGCATCCCGTAAAACCAGTTGTGCGCCACCTCGTGCGCGATCGTGACATCGAGCCGCGCGGCCCAGGGCGACGGCAAATCCGGCTCGTTCATGATGAGCATCGGATACTCCATCGCGCCCCCGCCGACCTGGCTTTCGGCGCTCGTAAGGGTGGGCCAGATGTACGGGCCGACTTCGCGGCTCATGAACGCCATCGCGGAGACAGCGAACGCCTTCTGGTCGCGCCAGCGATCCTGATCCTCGCGGAATGCGAGGGCGCGGATCGCGACCCCGTTCCATGCGGTGTCGCTGCGGACGTAGTTGGGGGACGCCACCCAGGCGAAATCGTGGACGCGGTCGGCATGAAACCGGAGGGTCTTGAGTGAGGGAAGGATGCTGTCCTTGGGCGTGCTCGCCCGCGCGAGGGACCGCAGCGTGTCGACGAGCGTCGTACTGCGCCACGCGAGGATCAAATGAAGGGGACCCGGCCTTCCCTGCGCGTCCGCCTCCTCCTGCGATTCCTTCTCGGTTTCGACCCACGAATAGGTGTAATGGACCGGCGCCCCGCGGGGCACCCGGAGCGTCGCGCCTTTCTCCCGCTTCACCTCGACCGGTCTTTTTTCAATGCCTGGGGGCGGGGCGAGATCGGACTCGACCGCGAGCATAGTCCGCGGCCACCGGCTCCGGAGCGAATCGGAAAGGACCGCGCGCAAGTGCACGGTCACGCTGTCGCGGTCGGTCTCGTACTCCGCGAGCGGGATCTGATTGTCGCCTCCTTCGGCGCCCCTCAAGACCCCGGTCGCGCCGACCCAGAACCTGTCGGGAAGCGTGATCGCGACGTCGAAGACGGCGTAGTCTCCGTAGAATTCGGACAGGTAGTGGTAGGGATCCGCGTGCCACCCCAGATCGTCGTAGACCGCGACCTTGGGGTACCACTGCCCAGCGGAGTAGGAATCCCCGACGTGGCCGAACCGAGCGAAGGGCTTGGGAACCTGGACCTCGAATCGGAGCGCGAGGGTGACCGAGTCCCGAGGCATGAGGGGCCGAGGCAGGTCCACCCGCGCCACGGTCTCGTTCATCGCGACCGACGCGGGGATGCCGTCGGCCGAGACCGAATCGATCGACATCCAGCCTCGCTGGCGCGCGCTCGCGAAGCGAAGCGCGTAATCTTCGCCCCACCGCTCCCCCTCGCTACCGAAGACCGTATGCGGGCCGCGGAACGCGTTCGGATAGGCGTGGAGATAGACGGAATGAAGGAGGGAATCCGCGCCGCTCCGGTAGGTGATCGCGGCGCGCCCCGAAAGACGGTGCCGGAGGGGATCGAGGGTGACGTCGATTCGATACCGAATTCCTGGAACCGTGGTGCCGCCGGCGAGGGAAGGGGCGGTGGAACCGAGGAAAAGCAGAAGCAGAGCCGCCGAACGGCGGGTCAGACCGTGACGTCCTCGATGGTCGCGAAGGTCGCTGCCCGTACCCCCTCCCCGAGTAGCGCGTGCGGCGTCGCCGCGGCGACGCGGACCGAGATCAGATCTCCAACGCGCTCCCCTCGGTGCGGGAACACGGTCGTCTTGAAATGAGCGGATTTTCCGAACCATTCGGCCGGGTTCCGCTTGGTCGGACCCTCGACGAGCAGCTCCACGACCGATCCGATATCCGCCTGGTTCTTGAGAAGGGAAATCCCCTTCTGCTGCTCGATCAGCAGGGTGATGCGCCGCGTCTTCTCCTCTTCGTCCACCGTCTCCGGCCACTCCGCGGAGCGGGCCCCGGGGCGCGGAGAATACTTGAAGATGAACGCGCTCTCATACCCGATTCGCTCCATCGCCGCACGGGTCGCCTCGAAGTCCTCCGCGGTTTCCCCCGGAAAGCCCACGATGATGTCGGTCGAGAGCGCGACTCCGGGCACGGCGCGCCGGATGTTCCCTACCAGCGTCCCGTATTCCTCCATCGTGTAGGTGCGGCGCATCCGTTCGAGCACCGAGTCTGATCCCGACTGGAGGGGCAGATGCACGTGTGGCGAAACCTTCTCGCAGGCCGCGATCGCCTCGATCGCGCGGTCGCTCATGTCGGATGGATGGGGCGAGGTGAACCGGATGCGGGCGATGCCCTCCACGCGGTTGGCGCGCGCCAAGAGCTCGGCAAAATCCACGGCGCCGTCGCGGTAGGCGTTCACGGTCTGGCCGAGGAATACGATTTCGCGGAAACCCTCCGCCGCGGCGTGCTCGACCTGGCGTAGCACCTCGCCGACGGGGAGACTGCGCTCGCGGCCGCGCACGTAGGGAACGATGCAGAACGCGCAGAACTTGTCGCAACCGCGCATGATGCTCACCCACGCGCGCACGCCGTCGGCCCGCGCGGGCACGAGATCGCCGTAGGTCTCGACGCGGCTCAGGCGCACCGCGAGCGTGGGCTCCTCACGCGCCTCGTCGATCAGCTCGGGGAGCCGACGGTACCCGTCGGGCCCCACGACTAGATCCAGTTGCGGAACGCGCTCGATGAGCTTGGCGCGAAGGTGCTGCGCCATGCAGCCCGCGACGCCAAGCACCACGCCGGGGCGGCGCAGCTTGTGCCGCGTCAACTCGCCCAGGCGGCCGTAGATCCGCTGCTCCGCATGTTCCCGGATCGCGCAGGTATTCACGAGAATCACGTCCGCCTCATCCGCGCTCTCGACCCGGCGGTACCCTGCCCGGCCGAGCTGACCGAGCACGAGCTCCGAATCGGCCACGTTCATCTGGCAGCCGTACGTCTCGATGTAGAGTCGCCGCTCCATGGGCCGGGAATTATACCCGAGGTTCGCTCACGAGAGATTCAAGTTTCGAGCCGCGGCTGCCGATGCATCGATCGGGTGTCCATCCGCGTTCCCAGCAAGCGAGGCCCCATGGCCGAATCCAAAGGCACGGTCCTCGTCGTCGATGACGAAGAATCGATCCTACAGGTAGCCTCCGACATCTTGAATTATCTCGGATACTCCGTCGTGACCTCACCGTCGGGCCAGGAAGCCGTGGACCGCCTGCTCCAGGGAGCGCGGCCGGACCTCGTCCTCCTCGACGTGATCATGCCCGGCATGGACGGCGTCGAAACCTTCCGGAGGCTCCGCGAAATCGAGCCGAACCTCCCGATCCTGATCTCCACGGGATACGCGGAGCGGAGTGCCGTGGAGTCCCTGGCCGAGGAAAGCGTGACCGGATTCGTGAACAAGCCCTTCGCCATCGAAACACTCGCGAAGCGGCTCGAACAGATTCTAGGTTAGCCGGCCCCCAGACCGCCCCGTTCCTTCCAACTCACCCGATCGGCCGTGGACCGGATGCGCCGGCCATGGCACAATGCCCCTACTCGAAGCATGCAGTAGAGGCCATCGTGGGACGGGGACACACATGATCAAGAGCGACAAGTGGATTCGGCGCATGTGCCGCGAGCACGGAATGATCGAGCCCTTCGAGGAGAAGCAAGTGCGCGAGCGGACGATCTCCTTCGGGGTCTCTTCCTACGGCTATGACCTCCGGATCGCCGATGAATTCAAGATCTTCACGAACATCAACAGCACGATCGTCGATCCGAAGGAGTTCGATTCGAAATCGTTCGTCGATTACAAAGGGGACGTCTGCATCGTCCCACCCAATTCGTTCGCGCTCGGCAGAAGTGTCGAGTATTTCCGCATACCACGCCGCACGATGACGATCTGCGTCGGGAAATCGACCTACGCCCGGTGCGGGATCATCACCAACGTGACCCCGCTCGAGCCGGAATGGGAAGGACACGTGACGCTCGAGATCTCGAACACCACGCCCCTTCCGGCCCGCATCTACGCCAACGAGGGCATCGCGCAGGTCCTGTTCTTCGAGAGCGACGAGGACTGCTCGGTCTCGTACAAGGACAAGAAAGGCAAGTACCAATCCCAGCGGGGTGTCACGCTCCCGCGGGTCTGAGGCGCCGCGCCTTTCTACAACGCCGCGCGCGCGACCCCGAAGTAGAGGTTGGAACCCGAGACGAGGTTGATCCCGTTGACCCGCTGGTAGACGGGCAGCTGAACGACCCCGTACAAGGCGGTCTTCCCCGCCGCGTTCACCCGGATCCCCGGACTCACGTAGGCCCACGTCCCTCCCGTGTGGCCCGGCTCGGCGTCGGTATCACCGGCGTCGTCCTTCGAGCGAACGCGGAAATCTCCCGACAGCAGCAGCTCGACGGAGCGCGTCACCGGATAGCTCAGCCCGAGATTCGACTGCAGCTCCGATCCAACCCGGTAGCGCTCCGTCCCGCGCCCGTTCGCCCGCCCCATCAAGCTGAAACGGACCGGCAGGGATCCGTAGGCGCCCCCCGGCATCTTGGTCGTGGTCGTCCACTGGGCTCCCAACCCGGCGAGAGCGCCCCAGGCCCCGTTCCCCGGGCGCGCCGGCGGCTCCGGCTCCTCTCCATTGAATTCCTCGACGTGGCGGATTCCCGTGGGCGCCTTGACGCCAACCTCCACGTGATATCGGGTCGATTTCTCCTCCCCACGGGCGAAGTTTCGCGAGACCTGCGTTTCCAGATCTCCAACTCCCTGGTAGCTCCACCGCATCCGCTCGGACGGATTTCCGGGCTCATTGTGGATGTGCTCGTGATAGCGGCTGACGAAGGGAAGCGCGGCCGTGATGGTCCAATGCTCGCTGGGCTGGTACACGGCCCGCGCGGTGGTGATCCGATTCACGGTTCGGACCTCGTCCTCGTGGCTCGGCAGTGCCCCGACGGCCGCGTCGTGCGTCCCGACGCGGGGCTGGTCCTGATCGATGTACTGCTGCGAAAGATCGAATGCGAGAAGCGAGCGTTCCCGGAGCATGCCCAGGTCGATGGGACAGTGCTCCGAGCCGCAGCTTGCGAGCGCGCCCTGTGGAAGGAGCGCGAGCACAGCAAACATGGCAACGACGCGCCAACGCATGGCGTTTGTCCTCCGAGGCAATCGTATGATTCGCGCTCCGAACGGAGCGCCGTGATTCGATGGTCGTTTGGGAAGCGTTGCCGCGCTAGGCGCGCGGAGGAGGATCGGTGGGCTTCGGCGTACGGGTCGAAGGGTCGTTCAAGGGGAGCCGGGACGGAGCGCCGGGCGCGAAATCGGCAGGCAAGGCGAACGAAGGCTCGAGCATGCCCGGGTCCGGTGCGCCTGGGGTCATGCGGGGGCTCTCGTCGGCGCAGGCGCCGACGCAGAGTTGCGGTTGGCTCCTCTGGCCGCTAGCCACCGCGGATCGAGTCGAAGCTGCGGCCGCGGCGCATGCCTCCTGCGGCTGGCACGCACGGACATGCATGCAGCAGGCCCTGGCGCCGCAGCAGGTCCCTCCGGAACGGGTTGGCGCCGATCGCGCGGAGCCGCTCTTGAGAAGGTCGGGGGCATGGGCGGCCACCATGATCGTGGCCAGGAGCATCGCAAGGGTACAGCGCATCGTGCCCTCATCATATACCATTGGTACCGGATTCGAATCCATCTCGGGATTCGTCGGGGGCGCGCATGGCGGAAGGATCGATTCGAAGCGTTGTCGTGGTCGGCGCGGGAGTCATGGGGAGGGGTATCGCCCTTGCCTCGGCTCGCGCGGGTCTCAAGACGAGCGTGATCGAGCCGAGCGACGCGGCGACCCAGTCGGCGCGCGCGGACCTCGACAGGATCCTCGAGCGCTCGCGTGAGAAGGGGGAGCTGGACGAAGATGCGGCCCGCGCCACGCGGGAGCGGCTTGCGTGGGGCAGCTCCTACGACGCCGTCGGAGGGGCTGACCTCCTGATCGAGGCCGTACCCGAGTCGTTGGCGATCAAGGCGGAGGTGTACAAGAGCGTCGCGCCGCGCCTCAAGCCCGAGAGCGTCATCGCAACGAACACCTCCTCGCTCAGCATCACGGAGCTTGCGGCGACATCGGACCGCCCGGCCCGATTCGTCGGCATGCACTTTTTCAACCCTGTCCATCGAATGCGGCTCGTCGAGCTGGTGCGGGGCCTGGAGACGAGCGCGGAGACGCTCGCCCTCGCCGAGGGGGCCGCGCGGGCGATGGGCAAGGAAACGGTGGTCGTGCGCGAGTCTCCTGGATTCGTGACGAGCCGGATCAACGTCCTGATCGGGAACGAAGCCTTCGCGATGCTCGAGTCGGGGGTCGCTTCGGCCCGCGACATCGACAAGGCCCTGAAGCTCGGGCTCAACCACCCCATGGGACCCTTCGAGCTGGTCGACCTGGTCGGCCTGGACACGCGCCTCAGCATCCTGGAGTATCTGCATCGAACGCTGGGCGACCGGTTCCGGCCTTCCCCGCTCCTCATCCAGTATGTGAAAGCGGGCCGCCT
This genomic interval from Candidatus Eisenbacteria bacterium contains the following:
- a CDS encoding 3-hydroxyacyl-CoA dehydrogenase, whose product is MAEGSIRSVVVVGAGVMGRGIALASARAGLKTSVIEPSDAATQSARADLDRILERSREKGELDEDAARATRERLAWGSSYDAVGGADLLIEAVPESLAIKAEVYKSVAPRLKPESVIATNTSSLSITELAATSDRPARFVGMHFFNPVHRMRLVELVRGLETSAETLALAEGAARAMGKETVVVRESPGFVTSRINVLIGNEAFAMLESGVASARDIDKALKLGLNHPMGPFELVDLVGLDTRLSILEYLHRTLGDRFRPSPLLIQYVKAGRLGRKVGRGVYDYPS
- the miaB gene encoding tRNA (N6-isopentenyl adenosine(37)-C2)-methylthiotransferase MiaB, producing MERRLYIETYGCQMNVADSELVLGQLGRAGYRRVESADEADVILVNTCAIREHAEQRIYGRLGELTRHKLRRPGVVLGVAGCMAQHLRAKLIERVPQLDLVVGPDGYRRLPELIDEAREEPTLAVRLSRVETYGDLVPARADGVRAWVSIMRGCDKFCAFCIVPYVRGRERSLPVGEVLRQVEHAAAEGFREIVFLGQTVNAYRDGAVDFAELLARANRVEGIARIRFTSPHPSDMSDRAIEAIAACEKVSPHVHLPLQSGSDSVLERMRRTYTMEEYGTLVGNIRRAVPGVALSTDIIVGFPGETAEDFEATRAAMERIGYESAFIFKYSPRPGARSAEWPETVDEEEKTRRITLLIEQQKGISLLKNQADIGSVVELLVEGPTKRNPAEWFGKSAHFKTTVFPHRGERVGDLISVRVAAATPHALLGEGVRAATFATIEDVTV
- a CDS encoding DoxX family protein; its protein translation is MKSIFSTTATNWQLPLRLALFLVFWMHGAQKVLGMYHGPGLQGFAGYVASMGMPSFLGYVAAFTEFLGAFSMLLGFLTRFFALGLAINMLVAIVTTHWKWGFFLNWMGEAGRGHGYEYPLTLLLVSLALLIGGAGNLSIDRMIAGKRTPAA
- a CDS encoding dCTP deaminase, which produces MIKSDKWIRRMCREHGMIEPFEEKQVRERTISFGVSSYGYDLRIADEFKIFTNINSTIVDPKEFDSKSFVDYKGDVCIVPPNSFALGRSVEYFRIPRRTMTICVGKSTYARCGIITNVTPLEPEWEGHVTLEISNTTPLPARIYANEGIAQVLFFESDEDCSVSYKDKKGKYQSQRGVTLPRV
- a CDS encoding M1 family metallopeptidase encodes the protein MSIDSVSADGIPASVAMNETVARVDLPRPLMPRDSVTLALRFEVQVPKPFARFGHVGDSYSAGQWYPKVAVYDDLGWHADPYHYLSEFYGDYAVFDVAITLPDRFWVGATGVLRGAEGGDNQIPLAEYETDRDSVTVHLRAVLSDSLRSRWPRTMLAVESDLAPPPGIEKRPVEVKREKGATLRVPRGAPVHYTYSWVETEKESQEEADAQGRPGPLHLILAWRSTTLVDTLRSLARASTPKDSILPSLKTLRFHADRVHDFAWVASPNYVRSDTAWNGVAIRALAFREDQDRWRDQKAFAVSAMAFMSREVGPYIWPTLTSAESQVGGGAMEYPMLIMNEPDLPSPWAARLDVTIAHEVAHNWFYGMLGSDERAHPWLDEGFTQYMEDRYGDWKYPRGLFQRRKLIPWASPLRGFFLDENRYLSRAYARDEQPMTTPADAYHGFASYAVGAYSKPAMMLYALRGHLGDSTFGEFIGEYYRSNLLGHPRPADVVKAAERASGRDLGGWFRPWLEGTGTAEIGLDNRNGLPPLRFKPLFDFSSSEALTFLYGPMIWHGNAEGARLGLWTAGRYLPSSDFPEGILDAGGRIVFGTRRGALAWSARVGRRLGAFGARGRLAFEGARDEGLLRSGIRVGNLATAPSRRHPFRAWQLSLDYRDRYDLAPVDPRYWSPGRGLHGKASFTLDTQGPRRAERVSLDLRGGSSAFRSNDDPEFTYERASIEARQELDLLPRGNAHVSWRFFAGSTFHRPPRELLFDAGEGSRVDSLDRFYLNDRGPLLASGHYLLAGGGGLRGYRGRAALGKRAWGAGADVGLPGTPVTVFADLGRIEGAGGDLVGRALADAGIAFVAGPLRIAIPFWVGRPEPGQSPWRVRWLASVESFPISF
- a CDS encoding response regulator; translated protein: MAESKGTVLVVDDEESILQVASDILNYLGYSVVTSPSGQEAVDRLLQGARPDLVLLDVIMPGMDGVETFRRLREIEPNLPILISTGYAERSAVESLAEESVTGFVNKPFAIETLAKRLEQILG
- a CDS encoding insulinase family protein; this translates as MRTRPIIIAALCLALAPAAVAPRRAAASEIIRREALPNGLRVLLVENHSKPLVAACVVVNGGSRTETPALSGLSHYYEHLIFRGGSLKQGELEFRKQMQRIGEESGGYTTNDYTCYGFTAPKENFDEALDRSIDAWMNLKLTQEKVARERQVVMEEYNQGEDRPDYKVYYQIERLMFRDHPYKRDTIGLKDVIEHASLATFRTFYEERYVPNQMILALVGDFDAASVRSKVAKAFAGYKRGREDFEQGLTEMPQTEFRMGVETMKTPSTWTYLGFHVPPYSDPDAPALTVLASLLGKGTSSRLYKALKERENLVTSVDADFEVRRDPGMFLVSAELPPRNEAKVFGIVRDELKRLATGTVPPAELDRVKSSLQTQYAFASELFFRRAERLCLYALMSDVSLEPLWPSLIQSVTAEDLQRVARRYLSADQVSYSVVRPKDASGPSENDVRAMLAPWRESWAGQTAPAPTTALRKEVLTNGVTLLLKEDHAAPVVAVSAMAAGGQWIEPEGLAGVSNMTAMLLRRGAGAMSAREISEKADALGMTLETEGTPDYAGVSWRVPSHHFAKAWDIFRDVVTRPTFPVGEVAKVREDLMQRARSLGDRPFDYTNVQFQNLLFKNSPYRHAVHGDTVSLAKIQLADLRRAYETMFSGKNLVVAIVGDFDAASALELARRTFSKLRAGDSVATGAPRDEAPPESHVLFVDKDQEQVTYNTGWPACSVRDPDYVPLRAAVGLIGDKLFFKYVYEKGVAYRSWFYMSDRFGQASAQNEMGVTPANFSMASAGVLEDIARVTHEGVTRAELKDIVAKMLSRYYLGIQDNASQAERLCFYESAGVGYEFADRYPEMLRKIRPEEVTSVARKYFDPARFTRVAVGKEEAAAGAKAKPSAR
- a CDS encoding SelT/SelW/SelH family protein — its product is MAAELKKQLGVESKLIAGGGGVFEVSADGKVIFSKKSVGRFPESKEIIGALQKTT